In Drosophila suzukii unplaced genomic scaffold, CBGP_Dsuzu_IsoJpt1.0 scf_10, whole genome shotgun sequence, the sequence ttcatgATTTCCATATTTTCGGTTTCAAAAGTGGGCCAAGTTCTCAAAACCTCGATCGAAGTCTGTTTGGTTTGCAAATGGCTTTTGAGAATGTGTGTTCTCGATATAGAGATGAAGTCTTCTGGgcttcaacaaaaaatctttcTCGGTTTCAACATCGAATGGATCTCGATTTCTTGATGAATCGTTCATGGATTCAATCATAAATCGTTCTCGCTTTTAGTTTCCAATCTCCAATAAAAATGCtaaatttcttaaaatttcGGCATCCCTTTTGTACCTTAGGCACTCTTAAGAAAAACCGGCACCTaaagcattaaaatataatttatattaagCATACATGTATCTCTTACATTTGTTTTGTTGCGGAACTGCTATATTTTGTTTGGGACTGCACCGACCAGCTCGGCCATTCCTCAGGGCGGAGCACCCCCCTAAAAGCATCGGACACACAAAAAATGTGACAAatttacattaaaaaacaatCCACTCAAATAgggaaataaaacgtttttattctaCACAATATCTTTGGTCCTTCTAGCCAAATTTAGTTACTGATAAACATGGATCAGCTTAAACTTTTGAAGGCAGCTAGAAGTCGTGTGAAAGCAAGCATTACGCGTTTGCTAACGGCGTCTCAAGATCCACGTGCGGGATCAAAATGGGAGCTTGATGAAATACAAGTTTCATTGGAAAGGCTCAACATCGTATGGAATGAGCGACCAAATGGCCCTTTTGACGAAGAAGAAGGGTAcgtcgatccagccatcgaCAACGAAAGGTACGAGGACAAGAACTTACAAGCGACCACATTATTTCGCAACCTCATACGCACCTGTGAAGAATCTCAGGAGAATGAAAGAGAAGGCAACAACTTCAGACAACCTGGCAACCCTGATGAGGCCGCATCAATGCGAACCTAGTTCGTTTTCTggaacaacaacagcagctcAATGAGCGTTTGGCTGAGCAACAAGCAACGCTTTTAAACTGGGCACCAAATGTAATGCATAATGAACTGCCGAGAATCCACATCAAGCTGTTCACTGGCGACTACTAGGAGTGGCCAGCCTTTAAAAACATCTTCGAGAGTACGGTCCATAGCAAGCAGCATTTGACAGAAATACAAAAGTTGCACTACTTGAAAACGTACATCAGTGTAGAAGCAGCTGACTTGATAAGGCATATGCCAATAACGGATGCAGCTTACGATGTTGCTTGAGCTTGCCTAATTAACCGGTACAATAGACTACGTCACATTGTTAACACTCTGCTGGAGACATTTGTTAACTTACCTTCGAACGCCAGAGCAGATGTAACAGTTCAGCGGAAGGTGACGGACGGAGCCACCGAAATTGTAAGCGGCCTGGATGCAGCAGGGCAAACTAATAGCGACTGCTGGATTATACACTTAATCCTAGCCAAGATCGATGCTGAAACCCGTCGCAAGTGGATTGAAGGAAGCCGGGAACTGGAATCTCCGTCTGTGGATGATCTACTAAAGTTTTTAGACCGACGTTGCGAGGAATTCGAGCTCAGCAAAAGGGAGTCAGACATAGACTCCAAGGTTGGCCCACAACATGGCAAGACAAAGCGATCGTCACACGCTTTTGTATGAATGGAAGCAAATACTTGTGTGAAGTGTAACTCCAAGGAGCACAAGATTTACGCCTGCTCAAAGTTTGATGAATTGTCAGTCGAGCAGAGACGCACATTTGTAAAGGCTAAATCCCTGTGTTTTAACTGCCTTAAGCCTGGGCATGTGTCGCGAAAGTGTTAATCCAAATTCACATGCAAGTTTTGCCATAATCGTCATCACTCTCTGCTACATGCAGATATTCTTAATTCGCAAGCCGCTGTCACTTTGACTTACTCACGAGATGATGAAAGGCACATCCCAAGCGATCCCGAAGATGCTACGGCCACAATCAGCCATATCGCACGGGCACAAATGGCTCCCACAGCTGAATCCTTGTGCAACGGATCAACAATCGCAACACAGCCACAAGAGCTACGAGAAAGTGCATTGCCAACAGCTCTAGTGTTTGTTTAAAGCGCAACAGTATCGCACATTTCCTGCCGGGTGCTTTTGGACAGTGGTTCGGAACTGTCGTACATCTCCGAGCGGTGCGTACAGGCACTCGGACTGGTACGCTCACCGTCACGAATTTTGGTGACCGGAATCTCGTCAATCAAAGCTGAGACTACTAGAGGCTTCAGCACACTGGACTTGAGGTCAAGGATCTCAGATCACACAATGAAGGTACGTGCTCACGTACTCAGCAAAATTACCTCCACGTTGGCAAGACACGATATCGCCGCCTCAGCACTCAAGGCGTTCGCTGGCTTTGAGCTTGCGGATTCTGACTATCAGTCGTTGGCGCCAGTTGATTTTCTCCTGGGCAGCGACTACGATTTGACCGTGCTCACCGGACAAAAGATGTTCGACAACCAGGGAAACATCATCGCCATTTCGACCATATTTGGATGGGTCATAACATCTATTGTTACTACTGGATGTTCAtctacaacaacaatgcacatGGCTATTGACATTGACGAATCGCTGCGGCGCTTTTGGGAGCTGGAGGATGTCAACCAGGAATTCCTTGGGAAACCAGAGGACGATGTAGTTGAACAGCACTTTGTGAAGACGCATACTCGGGACTCTAAAAGGCGCTACGTCGTCGAACTTCCTTTCAAAAACTGCAAGGAACAGTTTTCGGATACTTTACAGGGAGCGTTAACAAGATTCAGGGGTGTAGAGCGCCGCCTAAAGAAAGACCCCAATCTGCATTCACAGTACGTGCAGTTTATGCGAGATTAACTTCAGTTGGGCCACATGCGAGAACTGTCGCCAGAAGACATTGACAAAGGGCCGAGCTTTTACTTGCCACATCATCCTGAAATTACCCAAAAATTACGGGTCGTATTTGACGGCTCATTCAAGAACACGAATGGACGGTCCTTAAACGAAGATCTGCACATTGGGCCCAGCATTCTACGAAACCTTTTCTCGATTTGCATGCGTTTCAGAATGTTCTAGTTCGTTTTCTCAGCAGATATTGTCAAAATGTATCGACAAATCTGGGTGGCTGCCAACCATTGTGGCTATCAGCGAATTGTTTGAAGAGAAGATGAAACGACTCCTATAAAACACTATGAACTGTCCACGGTAACATACGGAAAATCCTGAGCTCCATTTTTGGCAGTGAGGGTCCTGGATCAGTTAGCTCACGACCATCAACACGACTTTCCTACCGCTGCAAAGATCTTGAAGGAGCAGTTTTATGTGGACGACGTACTGACGGGAGCACATACCGAGGAGGAGCTCATTCGCAATCAAAATGAGTTGATCCAGTTGATTAAATGTGCAGGCATGGAACTTGGTAAATGGGTTTCCAATTCATCTTGTGTCGCTGACAGATCTCTCGCTACAAGGCAAAGGATCCAATTGTACAGCAAAGGTTCTTGGCATTCATTGGGATCCAGAAGAGGATATGTTATCCTACAAAGTTTGCCTTACAACAAATCCGCACAACACCAAACGCCAAGTGCTGTCAGATGTTGCACGCATTTTTGACCCGCTGGGTATTCTGTCGCCAGTGGTAGTGCAGTTTAAAATTCTGTTCCAAGAATTGTTCCACTTCGAACTGCATGGATTTTCAGATGTCTCCATCAAGGCATATTCCGCAGTCATCTATAATATAGCAGAGTGGTTCGAGCAAATGGCACCGTATTCAGTATCGTCTTGAACTGTGTGGTGCTTTGCTACTGAGCCGACTGTTCTTATCAGACAAGGCTGCGCCACAACACAAGGATATTGAAGTACATGCATTGTGTGACTCAACCATAGTCTTGGCCTGGCTTTCACATCCACCATCTAAGCTTAAAACATTTGTAGCCAATAGAACCTCAGAAATACTCGAAGCCTTACCGCGCATAAAAGAGAGTTTGGCGGACTGCGCCACACGAGGAATGCTTGCTTCGGACCTTCTCCATTTTGACTTATGGTGGATGGGACTTTCATGGCTACAAGATTTAGAAAGGCTTGCGGTAGAGTTGACCTCTAAGAAGTTATGTTCTTCCCTTTTAGAAAACCATGGCGGAGAAGAAGTGAAGACCACCGGATTAACCGCACAGGAAAGCTGCTCATTGTCACCAATCGAAGCTTCGACTCAACGCGTCTCGTCCTGGACAAAGCTAGTACGCGTTGTAGCGTACGCCTTACGCTTCATCCAAAAGACCAAGGCCATTAAATCTGTAACGCTGGCATATGGAAAGATTCTCACCTTTGAGGAGATTCGGCCTGCTCGCATTCTTTGCCTGCAAGAGGCtcagaaaatttttttagaaGACCGCAAGCTACTGACGGAAAACAAGCCACTTCACAGACGCTCCCAGTTGGTGAAGTTCTCGCCGATTACCTGCAAAGATGGCCTTCTTTGAGTTGGTGGACGACTGGACAACTCACAATTGCCAATTTGTAATTGTTCGTCAAAAGTACTGGATCTTTGGTGCGCGCAATCTGATAAGAAATCTGGTTCACAACTGCATCAAATATTTCCGCCAACGTAAACTCACGGAGCACCAATTCATGGCCGATCTACCAAGCATCCGTATAACAAAAGCTTTACCCTTTCAGCACTCAGGCTATGACTACGCTGGTCCATTTATACTAAAGGAATGGAGAGGGCGCAGTCCCCGAAAAACTAAGGGCTACATATGCCTCTTTGTTTGCCTAGTAACATCAGCCATACATTTGGAACTGGCCACCGATCTTAGCACAGACACATTCCTGGCATGTCTTCGGCGTTTCATGTCTCTTAGAGGAAAATGCTCACAAATCTTCAGCGACAACGGGACGAATTTTGTTGGTGACAAACGGGCCTTAGATGAGATTCAGCTATTTTTATCTTCGCAGGAGCATCAACGCAATCTAACACAATCGCTGGCCAATGATAGAATCAAATGGAGTTTTATACCTCCCCATTCGCCACATTGGGAGGGAAGTGGGAGTCATCAGTACGTTCCGTTAAATTACAACTGCGTCGAGTAATGGGAAAAACGGTTCTTACCTTTGAACAAATGCAAACTCTGATCGCTCAGATCAGTGCAGTGGTAAACTCGCGACCGTTATGCTACACACCTGACACTGACCTTACCTACTTGTCTCCGGCACACTTCTTAATTGGACGCCCATTCACAACTGTTCCAGAGCGAGATCTGACTCATTTGCCGATCAATCGTCTGGACTATTGGCAGCACTTGCAATCGATGTATCAAGGGTTTTGGAAACGCTGGCATCAAGAGTATTTGACATCCCTACAGCAACGTGGAAAGTGGAGCAACAAGGAACGCAACATCGCAGTAGATAATATAGTCCTCGTCAACGACTCAAATCTCCCTCCAGCAGTTTGGATACTAGCCCGTATAGTGGAAACTCATCCTGGACCAGATGGACTTGTACGCGCTGTAAAACTTAAGACGTCTACTGGAGATATGACGCAGCCCATCAACAAGTTATATGTATGGCCTAATTTTGAAACATTGTTTCAGGGCGCCCTGGATTTGATGAACGTATTACAGccgttatttaattttgaatcttattctatctttggtatatgaaatactaactttgccctttttaatataattttgtgCTGCGTCACACTTTAAAGATTTATTAGGACTTAGTGTAAAAACTAAAACTGAAAGCGTCGGACACACAAAAATTGTAACAAATTTAATCATTGAAATACAGTCCAATCAAATCGGGAAATAATTCGTTTTTATTCTACACCAGGGGGTCTACAGCTGCTCCATCTCCCCCATTACGCTTAGTTTAGTAAGTGTAAAATTAATATATGTTATCTATAAATTTGTCCTAAACCTTAATACATCCTTGGCCGACACACGATGCAATTTGACCACtgttttttatacccgttactcgtagagtaaaagggtatactagattcgtcggaaagtatgtaaccgTCCgactgtccctctgtccgtccgtccggatgaacgctgagatctcggaaactataagagctggGCTATCGAGATTTgccatgcagattcctgagcttcttacgcagcgcaagtttgtttcagcaatatgccacgcccactttaacgcccacaaaccgcccaaaactgtggctcctacagttttgatgctagaataaaaatcttagctgaaatgtattgttctcatcaatacctattgattgaccaaaaaaaagtttgccacttTAACGCTTACAAACCGcacacaaacttcaaaaaatcgttaaaATGAACGTtgatatctcgaaaactatcaagGATAGAGAATtaggatctcagatttagattccgtagccttgtacgcagcgcaagtttgttacgcgaatatagcacgcccactctaacgcccacaaacagcccaaacctgtgacgcccacaattttcatgctagataacaaattttaactgaaatgtgttggtctcgtcattacctatcgattgatcaaaaaaaaattgccacgccccctctaacgcccataacgcttaaatctgtccaccgccggtaggtggcgcacttcaatctcgctttgctgcttgcatatttccattttcctttggtGCCTCTAGCTGAGTAACgcgtatctgatagtcaaggtactcgactattgcgttcttccttgtttcttattttagaAATCAAGGCAGGGGGTTGAGGGACAACTACAGACGCCTGATAAGTTGAACGCTTAGCATAAACCCATGTGGAGAAATTGCCACAAAGAGGATAGGTCGCCTGATCCTGAGGAGCTCCGAGCGTTAAGAGGGGAGGTGCTAAGGAACAGGTATATCTGTGACCAAATTTAGACTCAAGGAAACTGAATAAGGGGTCAAATCGGGACCGCAGACGATAAATCCGCATCAATTCACAAGCATTACTTTCTCTGTTACAAAAAGAATTGGTTGATTTGATTGTTTTCTTTCGCTGCCATGGCATGATTACTGGTTGACCGCTCAACGACCGAACAATAATTGGATGGAGGGTAAATATAAAGGCCGCAGTAAGGGTCGCCGCCCGTCGCTGGACCTTCTGAAAACGGTGGTGGGAACCAGGTGGAGATAAGTTGAGCTCAAGGTAACCAAATGTGGGGAGCGATTCGCGTGTCTTGCAGGGCCACCGGGGTGGCGCGGTGCAACCGGATTCTTAATGCTCGGACGGACCTACCGACGTTGTTCTTGTGGCTTGACCAAGAAGGTTCGAGTCCGTTGGTCATTCCGTTGGCTCATATGCTGTCTCTAGATTCTTTCGGACTTGATGTCCGAACAAAGTGAAGAAGGGCGCTTCTCCTGTGGCCGAGTGAATCGCGTTGCAAAGAGATTCCTCAATCTCTGGAAGATCCGCAAAGGATATGTTAATTGGGTGGTTTCGACTCTTTAGTAAGTTTGCCAAATTCTGCTCCACATCTATCACTAACTCCCGGTATTCTTCCCCAGTGAATTCGGTGGTTTTGAAACCAAACAACTCCGTTGGATCCGGTAGCTCTTCCACGCACCGTGAGAGTGTGTCTGCCACGACATTTTCGCTTCCTTCATGGTGCTCGATGTTGAAGTGGAATCTTTGAGGCTGTAACCACCGGACCAACCGTCCCGAAAGATCATTCATGGACATGAGCCACTTAAAGCTCGCGTGATCAGTGATGCAGGTGAATGGCATCCCCTCAACATTCGGCCGGAACTTGCGAACAGCCAGGAGAGCGGCCAGACACTCTTTATCGGTTACGGTGTAGTTCACCTGATATGTATTCATCTTCGCCTAAAAACAATCCGCTGTTCTGTCCGTCTTCGTCTCGACGGAAAAGCATCGCCCGACTCCAACTCCAACTCCCATTGTACTGAATGAAGAAATATCTCTTGAAGTCCGCATTCACCAGGACTAATGCTGCTGCTAAGTCTATCTTCAAGGACTCTACGGCTAGAGTCCGTTGCGTCCGTTTGAATATAAGTCCGTCGACTACCCTCACGTCCGGTAACTTATCCTTATTGGCCTCGACATCCTCCCGTAATTCCTTGTATTCAGGTGATTCAAACTCTGTCATCTCAAAGCCCAGGATTCCGTCATTATCCTCAACCTCCACTTCCTCTACTACCCGAGAAAGCATATGTGCCACGACATTTTCTGAGCCCTTGCGGTGCTTAATGAGGAAGTCAAACGCTGAAGCTTGTAGGACCATCTTGCAAGCCTGCCACTCAGATCCTTGAGAGACAAGCCATTTTAGGCTACAGTGATCCGTTATGACTGTAAATGGCATAATCTCTATATACGTCCGGAAACGTTTCACTGTCAAGACAGCAGCAAAGCACTGCTTTTCAGTAACGCTGTAATTCGCATGCCTTGGGTTCAGCTTTTGAGAAAAGAACTTCTGCCCTTTTTTCAGGGTGTCCGTCGGGGGTGCCGCCAGCTCCGCTAAATTTCTGATGAATCTGCGACACCATTCAGATGATCCTAAAAACCGTCAAACTTCCTTCTACTTATCGGCACCGGCATGTTTTTGATGGCTTCCACCTGGATCGGTTTTTAGAACTCCCTTGCCTATGATAATTCCCAGTTATCGGAGCtctttaaaacaaaaacaagggaggacgctatagtcgagtacctttttttggggtcaatcgacAGGTACTGACGAAACTAATCAATTTCAGTTCTTTTAGTTTCCTCGCATCCAAGCAGAGACTATTTTTACCTGGCTTCCTTACCAGGGTAATGGTATTTCTCCAAGCGCTGTCTCTCTTATCTATTGCCCCCAGGCGTAACATTTCGTCTATCTCCtcataaatcaatttttttactGCAGGAGACACCGGATAATGACGGTATTTTACCGGAACTGCCCAGTTTACCAGCTCAATTATGTTTTTCATTATGATTGTCCTTCCAAGGCCGTGCACTTCACAGGATAGAAAGGACTTTCCGATCTCCAAAACTCTATTTTCTTTTGCTACCCATCCTTCTCCGGCGTTATTTCCCCGAGGCTTAACATTTGTGGTGATATTCCAAATTCTCGCCAAAAATCGATTCCTAGATAAATCTCTTGTTCGAGAAAAGGACATTCACGGTCTGCACCGTTACATGGTACGGTAGAAAAGGGATTTGCATTTTCTCTTACAGTTCCCTGCAGCCCTTGCCCAATAAACTGACCGACGTCCCAGAATCCAACAACCCTTGTAGTTCCTGCCATTTATACCATTGCATACGGACGCAGGTCTGTTTTGGTTTCTCTTCCTATGGCTGCTAAGGATTGCTGGACTTCTCGTTTTATTTGTCGCCTTTTTCTAAACCGTTCTCTTGTTTTCTTTACCTTCTTTGTTATTAGAGTAATTGCTTCTAGTGGATTTTCATTGAATATGCGATCTCTAATTTCCTTGTATCGGCGAAGTCGTTCCTGGAACGATAGATATGCCCTGTCAGGTGTAGCTTCTTCTGCTGGCAGGTACTCAGTGCTCGATGCGATTTTCCTTACTGCTTTTTCGGATTCTCCACGGGATCTACGCGTGCTTCCCGCTACCT encodes:
- the LOC139354585 gene encoding uncharacterized protein, yielding MKVRAHVLSKITSTLARHDIAASALKAFAGFELADSDYQSLAPVDFLLGSDYDLTVLTGQKMFDNQGNIIAISTIFGWVITSIVTTGCSSTTTMHMAIDIDESLRRFWELEDVNQEFLGKPEDDVVEQHFVKTHTRDSKRRYVVELPFKNCKEQFSDTLQGALTRFRGVERRLKKDPNLHSQYVQFMRD